From the Melospiza georgiana isolate bMelGeo1 chromosome 4, bMelGeo1.pri, whole genome shotgun sequence genome, the window GCCCCCAGGAACTGGCTGCTGGAGTCAgccagagcaggaaaacaaacaaacaaacacacacacacaaaaaaagtaacaaaagaTCACAATACCAAACTTCAGGAAAGTGAAAGGTCTCTGGCAGAACACCTTGCCAAAGAAAGGAATCTGATGGGGAAAGGAAGGCTCATGTCCTGGACCAGAGCTGACGACCCAGGAGGAAGCACACACAAGCAGATCTGAAAAAGATCACAGGGTTCACATAAACACACACGGCAGAGAAGCCAAACAAACATGGGAACAAACAAGGGGTGACAGGGTGGTTCTGGCCGGCAGAAGATGACAGGGCAGGTGGAAAACCCCTCTCCCAGGCGGACCCGGCACTCCTCTGAGGCCTCTCCTTCCcgatggagagggacttggcTTGTTTGGGATTCACCTCGAGTGTGCAAGCAGCAGGAGCGTTCGCTGAGCCCGGGCTGCTCAGGCAGGGGCTCCCTTGCCTGCTGGTGCCCTCTGCGGGCGGTGCTGCGGAGCCGGGTACCACGGACTGCGTCCCTCTGCCGAACCTGGGACTGCACCCCTGCGCCGAACCTGGGACTGCATCCCTCTGCCCAACCTGGGACTGCACCCTGTGCCGAACCTGGGACTGCACCCCTGCGCCGAACCAGGGCCATGCTCTGACCCCATGAGCCGTGCTCATCCAGGCCTCTGGCTTGCACGCCACCACTTTCCTCCGCAACTGGCTCCAAGCTAATTATAGCTCCGGTACTTTCCCTCTGGAGCAGTGTTAATTACAACTTGGAGCGCCTCACTCCGTCCAAACCTAGCTTAAAATTCCAGCTGTCGGTAAAAATAAATCGAGGGGAGAAAGGTTGTTCCTTATACATCATCTAGCCGCTCTTACAGGGAGCAAAGATTCATATTCCGATCTCTTTTTCCATTGGCTGCACGTTGGGTCCCTGCTATATGGAAAGCAGATGTACCAAAGGGGAAAGAGACTTGTAAATCTGtgagaaatgaaagcaaggTCGCCGCTGACAGGACTGTTATGCACGAGTTCACTCGCCATTGTTTGCAACCAGCCGAAAAGAGGCGCAGCCTTCCATTCATCCTGGACTTGCTAACCACTGGGTGTTGccaaacacaggaaaacaaacacgCTCGAGACTCAGACAGACCGAAACCTGAGCAAAAGGGGGCTGTGTAAAACACCGGCCTGCGAAACTTCTCATTCAGAGGCATCGCTGTGGGGGATGGAGCGGTGCGTGCCTTCTATGCAGATCGTACATGACCTGGAGGGCTCCTAGAGATGACTTCAGGATTCTCAGAAAAAATCAAAGGAATAGTGACAGGCAGGGCTGACTCATAAGATTATTTTAATCTGCGTAAAACGTGCCTGAACACAGCAAGGGGAAGGATGTTGCAATTTTCTATGAAAAGCACTTTAAAAGGGCTTTGTGATGCAAGGCAGtaacagttaaaaaaagaacTACATTCAGGCGCCAAAAAGTGCTTTTTAATGGCCAAAAAGCCCTTACCAAAACAATGGCTATCCATCAGGAAAAGCCATTAGGGGTGACAAGAGGGCAGTTCCCCCGTCAGCCGCGGGATTAGCGCTGTAAATGAGTAACCCAGCCCGGCCGCGGCGCGCTCAGACGCCTGTCTGCACATTAGAGGCCGGAACGCCGAGCTGCGGCTGCATTGTGCTCTTATCGCCGAGGCCCTGGCCCGCCCCGGCCCCAAGCCCGCCGCCCTCAGCGGGCACCCCTCACACAGGCGCCCCCCGAGGTCCCTCGGGATCTGAAAGGCAGGAAAGCGAACTGCCAAAGCAGCGAGTCGGGGAGGAGCcgtgctgctcctggagcacagAGAAAACAGGCGCTGTTAGGTGCCCAGCTGGCTGGCCTGGATCACCAGAGCCACACGGAAAGCGGGGATAAACGGAGTTTGTATTCTGGGACAAACGGAGTTTGCTTTCCGGGAACGCTCCAGCGGGTTCTGGAGCATCACCCCCACCCCCGCCCGCTCCACACGCTGCTCGGCCAGGCAGAAGGGCCAGGCCAGGCGCTGGCCAGAGGATCAGCTGCTATTTACAGTACAGTGCATGGAACGGCACTTGCTgccatttatatttatatttattactGGCCGACACCCGACCCCGGCTGGACTGCCGAGCCTCGGCGGGCGCGCAGCGCGCATGCGCGGCCCCGGCGGGCCCGTGTCCTTTTAAAGGACACCGCTGGCTGCCCGCCGGAAGTGGCTTCACTTGCCAGTAACATGGCTTCTTCCGGGAGGGGCCGGCTCGCCCGGTTTCCGCGCGGCGCTGCTTTCAGGCgctccgccccgccccgccccgcgcccgcttGCCCTCTGTGTCCTTCTCCGGGAGGGCCTTCCGCCTCCCTCCGCTTCCTTCCGCTTCCTTCCGCCTCCCTTCGCCTCCCGcgcccttccctgccctgcgcGGTGAGCTGATGGTGCAGCGGGAGCGCgggccgccagggggcgcgcTGGCAGCGGAGCGGCGCTCCGCGCGGCCGACTTCCGGCTCTCGGTGGCCAGAGCGATCGCGGCTCTCCATGGCGCggccgcgccgggcccggcggcAGGGCGGCGGAGCGGTGCTGCCCCGCTGAGGAGCCGCGGGCCGCCGACATGGAGCCCGAGACGCTGGAGGCGCGCATCAGTGAGTGCGGCTGCGACCACCGCTGCTCTCCCAgtggggcggggcggggcgggcgcggggggcgcagggctgtgagggaggGGGCCTGTGAGGGAGGGGGGCTGCGGGCGCGGTGAGACCCCAGGGCCCAGCCGGAGGCAGGGGTACGGTGGgtcagcagggaggagggagccaGAGTTGGTGCACAGGGCTGCCGTGGGAAGGGGCGAGTGGACACGAGTGTGTTTCTCCTCCCACGCcgtcccctgctgctgctgcacccgCTGGAGTTGGCAGGGAGGGAGTGGCATCAATGATGTCCTTCCACACAGTAGGAGCCTGTTGGGTTTTTCTTCTCACCgtcccctcctcctgcccgcAGACAAAGCCACAAACCCCCTGAACAAGGACCTGGACTGGGATGGTATCAATGCGTTCTGTGAGCAGCTCAATAAGGAGCTGGAGGGGTAAGTGCTTTGTCCTTTCCCCAGGCTTCTCCAGGTCACAGGCCTGGTTATGATTTCCCACCCAGCAAAATCAGTGGGATTGCCCCAAAAGCTGAATAGGCATGAAGGCCCTTGAGGTGGGGGTAGGTGGGGGGTCCACTAATAGAAGGTTTCCTCCGGATTTTGAGGTGTTTTAGTGCCTTATCAGCATCTTCAGCTTGCAACATGCTTTTCAGCTCTGGATTTGCAGACAGAAATGCAGGTACCAGACATTTTGTCAATAACCGGCgagcttttcttttcccctcactCCTTCCAGTCCTCCACTTGCCACCCGGCTTCTTGCCCACAAGATCCAGTCTCCACAGGAATGGGAAGCTATCCAGGCCCTCACGGTAAGGGCATCTGCAGGCTGGTAGAACTAGATGGAGGGGCAGGGTGTGGAGATGCTCCAGCTTGACTGGAGAAGCACAGGAACCTTTGAATTCCCTCTGAGAAAGCCCTGGAGCACCTGGGCCCTTGGGTGGGAGAGGGACTGAAGGTGGTTCCACAAGTCAGGAGAGGTTACTTGGAAAGGTTTTGTTCCTAGAAGGATCATAGCCTGTTGAAGTTGAATAgctttttggcttttgttgtggtggccttggcagtgctgtgttaATGGTTGGACTGTATGATCTTGATGATACTTTCCAACCTAAAGGATTCAATGATTCTTAATCATGTTGTGGATCCCTACTTTGAAACCCTGGTGTTTGTGACCTCTCTAAGGGTAACCCTTTGGGTGGGCTGTTCAGCCATCTCTGCAAAAACTGGCCCCAAAGATGGGAATCTTTCTTCCCTGAGGGAGGGTGCTTGAGCACCCgggagggagcaggggatgtccctttgtgctgctgtggcagtaGCCACGGGCTCTGTACCTGGTGAGGGGCAAGCAGGAAGGAGCAGGCTCCTgaccctgctgctggccccatGCTGGGACTCACatggctgctgtccccaggtgctggAGTCGTGCATGAAGAGCTGTGGCAAACGCTTCCACGATGAGGTGGGCAAGTTCCGCTTCCTCAACGAGCTCATCAAGGTGGTGTCCCCTAAGGTGGGTCTCATGGCATTGTGCTGGAAGGGAATGCTGCCTGGTGGCAGGAGGGCTTTGGGAAAAAGTGGTGGCTGAGAAAAAAGGTCAGACACCCACTGGGATGTGGGTGAAATAGGACAGTGTTAGTAGGAGATCTAGTCCTTGTTTCCTGATGAGTTTTCTGGTGGGAAGTGAGTTTTCACCCCGCTGTTCCAGGCTGATTCTTGTTGTAGGAAGCTGAGCACCAGCTGGACATGGTGCAGCCAGCACTTGTGAGACAGCTGAACTCATGTGCGTGCCTGGAGTCaccttccctgcatccctgtagggctctgcctgtgctgcatgTGCTCAGGAACATCCCCCAGCTGTGACAGGACCATGTCTCTTCGGGGTGTCCCAACCTGACTGAGACACTCTTGGAGGGCAAGCCTAGGCTTGGTCAGGGGTGTTCTGGTGAGTCCATCTGAAGGACCAAGTCAGTACCTGCTCCTGTGCtgatgctgctgttcctgcagcagaacAAGCTGTGCGGGCTCCCCTGCTTCAGTCAAGGCAGTGAACACCAGCAAGCGTAGAGTTAAGGGAACCCAGGCTAAATATGACTAAGGAAAACCTTTGTCTGCCAGTCACAGCTTGTGATCTGTGGTGATGAATAGCCCcagacagtgacagcagcatcCTAAAGTTCTCTTGCTTGGCACCCTAGAGTATGTTCTCTGCCTTAAGCCACTTGTTTCTGGTGGCACATGCACTGTTTGTACCACCAGTGCTCCCATCAGACCCATGTGAGAAGGCTGAAGGATGATTGCATGGCGCCTGCTGCGTGCTGGTCACCTTGCTCAGGGCCCTGCCTCTGAGACCATTACCCACACCCCTCTCCCAGAGGGCTGCCTTCCTGAGCAGCTTCTTTTCACAGGACCCTTCCCTTCACAAGGTGACAGGAGACCTGCCTGAGCCTTCccacctgtccctgtgtgccactgagGAGCTGCTACTGCAGCATTTCTCACACCTCTTGTTTTTCCTGTGATGGAAACCAGGCACAGCATAGCATGTGTTGCAAGGCCCTCGTGAGCTTTCCTGCCTGCTTCCTCTTTCCTCCTTGTGCCATTGGGAACAGTCTCACTTCTCCTGGGAGGGCAAGGAGAGGAACAGGCCAGACTTGCAACAGCTCAGATCAGCTTCACACctcctcttttctcttcctctaGTATCTTGGCAGCCGGACATCAGAGAAAGTGAAGTCAAAGATCCTGGAGCTCATGTACAGCTGGACATTAGGGCTGCCTCATGAGGTGAAGATTACTGAAGCCTACCAGATGCTGAAGAAACAAGGTGAGAGGCAGTGGTCTGGAAGGGGCAGTGGACAGAAGGTTTTGCCCACCTTCATTTTTTGTCTGGGAGAAATCTGAAACAagctctcccttccctctgcccagACCCAGGGCATCCATCAGTCTGACTCAGCACCAGGGTCAGGAGACAGAGCAGGTGCCTTGGGGCTCCTGGCTGAGCAGACGGAGTTGCTGGGTTGGAGGGCTCATCTGCTTGCTCACGTGGGAGATGGGGCACTGGAAAGGTCTGGGGCTGAAGGGCTGCAAGTACTTCAGCAGTATAGGCTGGAATTTTCTAAGCAAGGATATTTATGGGGAATGGAAACACAATCCAGGATCTTGTGTAACAGGAGCTAACCCACACACCCTCAGTCCCAGCTGAATTTGGTGGGCCATTAGGGAAAAAAGACCTGAGtggcagtgccatccctgcGTGGGTGAGTCCTCCTGATCTCTCCTTCTACTGCAGGGATTGTGAAGTATGACCCCAAACTTCCTGATGATGCTCCTTTTCCACCGCCTCCTCCTCGACCCAAGAACATCATCTTTGATGATGAAGAAAAATCCAAGGTAAGGGCTCTGTGCAAGGAGAGGGACAGTAGGCATCATCTTCCTGCTCCAGTACCTTATGTCCCCCTGATATGGGAGAGTCAAAGTCCCTGCTGTCCTTCAGAAAATGCATCACAGGAATGCTGAGGGCCTGTTCCAAAATCATGACAAAGGAAATATCCAGAGGAGTGGGGCATGTGGGTCTGTTTGACCTTTGGAGCACTTAGCTGCAGGATGGTGCAAAGAGTGAGGCACTGACATTGGCCCAAGCAGGTCTGGGGAGGTTTGCTGCTGTGAGCTCTCTAGACTTTGGAGTTATTTGGCCATGAGGTTTAAATCTCAGccccagatgctgctgctgttatcTCTTCCCCACCCCCAGCACTGCAATCTGCTTATTGCCCAACCACTTATAGCCACCTGGACCCATCCTGTGTTGTCTTTCCATCAGAATTGTGTCACCACTCAGGCAAACCTCTGCACTATCAGTGCTGATACATTTAAGCAAGTACTGGGCTCCTCTGGGTCTAGTTCTACAGCAGGAGTGTGATGCCAGTTTGCAGTAAGGGATATAGTCTGCCTCCATGGGTCACAGTCTGAAAATGAGGATTTGAAGATGGGCAGTTCACTGACTGTGGAGAGGAAGTGGGAGCTCTCTCTCACCACCAGCAAAGAGACATGTGAACAAGTCCAAGTAGGAGTCCATTACAATGCCATGGCAATTCTTGCATAAACCAGGCTCTCTTCctgtctcagtgctgctgcactcCAGACTCTCCATGGTGGGTAATGGGCAGGCCAGAGCAGGTTTTGAATGCAGGGGATCTTCAGGGAAAGACCTAGCTTGCATAACCAGAACTACAAGAGGAAAAGCCAAGCCAGTTGTGCTTCTCTCCCTGGTCTCTGATAGCCCAcaggctcctggggctgggctttCTAAATGATTGGAGTTGTCCACTGCCAGATACAGGTTTGGGATGGGGGCAGCTCTTGGCTCTAGTGATGCAAGAGTGACTCTGGTTCCATCCCTCAGCTTGGGCTCAGGAGTCTCTTCTCTTTTGCAGACGCTGGCTCGCCTCCTGAAAAGTTCCCATCCTGAGGATCTCCGGGCTGCCAACAAGCTCATCAAGGAGATGGTTCAGGAGGTGTGACTGGGGAAAAAGGGAGCTGGGGGGTCATGGTCTGGGTGGTGATGGCTGGCACCAAAGGAGGACTGGCTTTGTGGCCTCATGACCTCAAGGCATATGGAGCTTCTGCCCAAAATTTGGGTGCAGCAGCTGTGAAAGAGTCCTTGTGTGAGTTCTGCCATCCCCTGGCTGCTTGGGGGAATGGCTCTGAGTGCATTCTGTGGcccaagccctgctgcagcacaagaTCCACAGCAATTCCATCCCTGTGTGGCATGTTCCTGCCCTGAGATGACCTGGAGTTTTCCACTGGAGTGGAGGCTGTTGTGAGGGCAGAGTTGCTGGGCTTTAGTCCAGGCTGGCTGGTTGGCCTGgccttcctcctctccaggtgaggaCATCCTTCCCCATGTGCTTCCCCTCCAGGACCAGAAGCGCATGGAGAAGATCTCCAAGAGGGTGAATGCCATTGAGGAGGTGAACAACAATGTGAAGCTGCTGACAGAGATGGTGACAAACTACAGCAAGGGGGAGACAACGGAAAGCAATGAGGACCTAATGAAGGTGAGGAAAGGCAATCCCAGAATCATCCTTGGGCTTAGCAGAAATGGGTGACCCTTATCCCCTCATCCTCCTGCCTATTTTGCACACCCAGCTGAGCATCCTGATGGGTGACCCTTATCCCCTCATCCTCCTGCCTATTTTGCACACCCAGCTGAGCatcctgctgctcaggatgCTCACCTCATGACTGTttctctgctgccccaggagctgtaTCAGCGCTGTGAGCGCATGAGGCCCATGCTTTTCCGGCTCGCCAGTGACACAGAAGACAATGATGAAGCTCTAGGTAAACATGTCTGAcctttctccttcctgctgagcctgccctggagGTGTCAATGTACCCTggtgcagcctgcagcagcaatggTGGAAATGCTCTCTGCAGTGGTTTTGTTTGCAGCAACTTGGGCCTTGCTTGGGAGAAACAGACAGACTTAGGGTATAAGAGTTACTCTCTTCACTGTTTCACGCTTGTTTTCAGCGGAGATTCTGCAAGCCAATGACAATCTGACCCAGGTGATCAATCTCTACAAGCAGCTTGTACGGGGAGAAGAGATCAATGGGGAGACGGTGGCCAGTCCCCTTCGAGGTGAGGAGACTTGAAGAATGGGGACAGGAAGGTCAAGCAGAGGGACCCTGTTGCTGGTTTCTTGCAGAGTAAGAGAGGACTGAGAGAAGTGGAAAGGGGAAACCTGCAGGAGCTTAGAGTGGGGCTGGTGAGATAAGGAAATGGCTTGTGGATGTGACTGGTGCATGAagaaggggaactggaaggGAGAGCAGCGGGTGTGAGGAAGGATGAGAGCAAGGCCTCACCACATTGCATAAGGACTGGACAATGTTTTCAGagtcttttctttttgcaggcAGCACCTCAGCACTTCTAGATCTGTCTGGCCTGGAGCTTCCAGCAACAGGCCCTTCCTACCCAGCCTTGCCCACCCTTTCAGGTGGCTCAGCAGTCCCTGTGCCTGACCAAGCTggctctgtctccttgctggaTGATGAACTTATGTCTTTAGGTGAGAAATCCAGAGCAAAAATTCTTCGTTCTGATAGATAGATAGTTCTAGATAGTTGACTCTAGATAGTTCTTCTTTGGCAGGAACGTGAATAAGAGAGAGCTCTGGTAGAAGTGAATAATGAAAGACAAAGAGGTTCTTTCATTTATtgtgagggagaggagggaaggacTCTGCTACAATTCTGAACTTCAGTCCCATGGTGTTTTCCTGGCTAGTCAGAGAGAGCCTGTAGGGATGTGCCCACTGATTTGCTGTGGGTAAACTGACCTGGCAGGTAAATCAAGAGTGATGCAATGGCCATCCCCAGATGGGGTCACAAGGGTGGGTCACCCCCAGCTCCTCGTGTTTTCTGCTTGCTCTTGAAGTCATGAACTGATAACAGATGCATGGGACTTCAGAACTGTTCACATGAAATCATGTAAAGTGTCACTCCTAGAATGCTCTAGAGTCCTGCTTTGCACAACAAAGTGTCTGTTTCCTAAGTCAAGTGCTTTTGAGTACAACAGCATCAAGTAGACAACATGGTCAGTCAGATTGGTCAGCTCAGTAGCAGTCATTTTTCTGTTGATTGCAGTGAGACATGAACTATAAATGAAGCTATCTGGACAGAAAAAAGCCACTGTCACCCTCCTGGCTCTCCCCCATGTAAGGATGGGGGCCAGAGATGGAGACCACATTGGCagttctgccctgctgcttttGTGTCTTACTCAGGCCATGTTTAATGCTCTTAGTGAGCTTTAATGGTAGGTAAGCTGAATGTTTGCTTATACTTCTGGCAGGCCTGAATGACCCAGCACCACATCCTGTCCAGGCCAGTGACAGCAGTGGCTGGAACAGCTTCCAGGTAATGCACTGGGAGATAGGgcagaggatgagagggtggtAGAAGCCCCC encodes:
- the GGA1 gene encoding ADP-ribosylation factor-binding protein GGA1, with amino-acid sequence MEPETLEARINKATNPLNKDLDWDGINAFCEQLNKELEGPPLATRLLAHKIQSPQEWEAIQALTVLESCMKSCGKRFHDEVGKFRFLNELIKVVSPKYLGSRTSEKVKSKILELMYSWTLGLPHEVKITEAYQMLKKQGIVKYDPKLPDDAPFPPPPPRPKNIIFDDEEKSKTLARLLKSSHPEDLRAANKLIKEMVQEDQKRMEKISKRVNAIEEVNNNVKLLTEMVTNYSKGETTESNEDLMKELYQRCERMRPMLFRLASDTEDNDEALAEILQANDNLTQVINLYKQLVRGEEINGETVASPLRGSTSALLDLSGLELPATGPSYPALPTLSGGSAVPVPDQAGSVSLLDDELMSLGLNDPAPHPVQASDSSGWNSFQSSESNELNITPIMATPPLKADAGASSPKPSPSSSGLDDLDLLGKTLLQQSLPPESQQVRWEKQQPPPRLTLRDLQNRSSSGTAAHNPSALPVLQSISPNPTLPLTSELPAAATLPKAATAPAGSTAVPPQPPAAALPQEISLANITVPLESIKPSSILPVTVYDQHGFRVLFHFAKDALPERPDVLVVVISMLSTAPQPIRNIVFQSAVPKIMKVKLQPPSGTELPAFNPIVHPSAITQVLLLANPQKEKVRLRYKLTFTMGEQTYNEIGDVDQFPPPESWGNL